In a single window of the uncultured Fibrobacter sp. genome:
- a CDS encoding glycoside hydrolase family 5 protein: MLKSILRTAAVAASISGVSFSFAETLPTANQIFEKMGFGINIGNTMEVPGNPTGWGNKFPTEAYIDSVKAAGFSTIRIPCAWDSHATNGVINESWMDSVQTVVDMCMRAGLVTVLNIHWDGGWLEGNLSDDKKDEVNAKQKAYWTQIANRFKNYNERLLFASANEPATTDDNYKHETEILMTYHQTFVDAVRATGGNNASRTLVIQGPSTSVDRTCEVMPVSKLPKDVIADRLMVEVHYYDPYTYTLMNEPADWGAIVQPQYYWGTEDLATGDDIVHNCGYNAWANAMGDPCTGDRMDDQFGKMKTNFVDKGVPVLIGEFGANDRVGVLTGDKYAKHRKGRLAYYDYLMKSAFKHKVVPVAWDTGHEGENNMTIIRRQSEPDGSVFDLEVLNIMRHAYGLADYVNNGITHVEDFASPTKIAAAKSQAANLGQIVRVGNRLEANGSITLFDMNGALVRRAANNLSLEGLPLGIYFAKCKGNLTKVNLR; the protein is encoded by the coding sequence ATGCTTAAAAGCATTCTCAGGACTGCGGCAGTGGCCGCTTCCATCTCTGGGGTTTCGTTCTCGTTTGCCGAGACGCTCCCTACTGCAAATCAAATTTTCGAGAAGATGGGTTTCGGCATCAACATCGGTAATACGATGGAAGTGCCGGGGAATCCGACCGGTTGGGGCAACAAGTTCCCGACCGAAGCCTATATCGATTCGGTCAAGGCGGCCGGCTTTAGCACCATTCGCATACCGTGCGCTTGGGATAGTCATGCGACAAACGGCGTGATTAACGAAAGTTGGATGGATTCGGTGCAGACGGTCGTGGACATGTGCATGCGCGCAGGACTAGTGACTGTATTGAACATTCACTGGGATGGCGGCTGGCTCGAGGGTAACTTGAGCGACGACAAGAAAGACGAAGTGAATGCAAAGCAGAAAGCTTACTGGACGCAGATTGCAAATCGCTTCAAGAACTATAACGAGCGCCTGCTTTTCGCGAGTGCGAACGAGCCTGCGACTACCGATGACAATTACAAGCACGAAACCGAAATTCTCATGACATACCACCAGACCTTTGTGGATGCCGTGCGCGCCACCGGTGGCAACAATGCAAGCCGTACGCTCGTGATTCAGGGACCGTCGACAAGTGTGGACCGCACCTGCGAAGTCATGCCGGTTTCTAAGTTGCCGAAAGACGTGATTGCAGACCGCCTGATGGTCGAGGTGCATTACTACGATCCGTACACATACACGCTCATGAACGAGCCTGCCGATTGGGGTGCAATCGTGCAGCCGCAGTATTACTGGGGTACAGAAGACTTGGCGACTGGCGATGACATCGTACACAACTGCGGCTATAATGCTTGGGCAAATGCCATGGGCGATCCCTGTACAGGCGACCGTATGGACGACCAGTTCGGCAAAATGAAGACGAACTTTGTCGACAAGGGAGTTCCTGTCTTAATCGGCGAATTCGGCGCGAACGACCGCGTGGGAGTTCTGACGGGCGACAAGTATGCCAAGCATCGCAAGGGGCGCCTTGCGTATTATGACTACTTGATGAAATCTGCCTTCAAGCACAAGGTGGTGCCTGTCGCCTGGGATACGGGCCACGAGGGCGAAAACAATATGACGATTATCCGCAGGCAATCGGAACCCGACGGCTCCGTGTTCGATCTGGAAGTTCTGAACATCATGCGTCACGCTTATGGGCTTGCCGATTACGTGAATAACGGAATCACGCATGTCGAAGACTTTGCCAGTCCGACAAAGATTGCTGCGGCGAAGTCGCAGGCCGCAAATTTGGGCCAGATAGTCCGCGTGGGTAATCGTCTCGAAGCGAACGGTAGTATTACTTTGTTTGACATGAACGGTGCGTTGGTGCGCCGTGCTGCCAACAACCTCTCGCTTGAAGGCCTTCCGCTTGGCATCTATTTTGCTAAGTGCAAGGGTAACTTGACTAAGGTAAATCTTAGATAA